The genomic DNA agacctgggttcaaatactggcCTCTTCTAGaacagacctggattcaaatactgGCCCCTTCTAGaacagacctggattcaaatactgGTCCCTTCTAGaacagacctggattcaaatactgGTCCCTTCTAGaacagacctggattcaaatactgGCCCCTTCTAGaacagacctggattcaaatactgGTCCCTTCTAGaacagacctggattcaaatactgGCCCCTTCtagaacagacctgggttcaaatactggtCCCTTCTAGaatagacctgggttcaaatactggcCCCTTCTAGaatagacctgggttcaaatactggcCTCTTCTAGaatagacctgggttcaaatactggcCTCTTCTAGAATAGACCTGTATTCAAATACTGGCCCCTTCTAGAATAGACCAGGGTTCAAATACTGGCCCCTTCTAGaatagacctgggttcaaatactggcCTGTTTAGATCTCTCAAATACTGACCTGTTTTAGATCTCTCAAATGCTGGCCTGTTTTAGATCTCTCAAATACTGGCCTGTTTTAGTACTTCTAAATTCTCCCTAATTCGTTGCGGTGTAGATCGGTTCTATTGTATAGCCAACCAGCCTTGTGGGATTTGTCTGCAGGTACAAACGAGAAGACCTTAATAGATGTTCTAACTCAGAGGAGTAGTGGTCAACGTCAGCTCATCTGTAAAGCTTACCAAGAAGAAGCCCCTGGCAAGGTAAGAACTCAACTCTTTCTACCAGGgttacaactctctctctctctctctctctctctctctctctctctctctctctctctctctatttctctctctatttctccctctctgtctctcgctctgtatgtctctctctctttctctctctctctctttctctctctctctctctctatttctctctctatttctcactctctgtctctcgctctgtatgtctctctctctctctctctctttctctctctctctctctctctctctatttctctctctatttctctctctctctctctctctctctatttctctctctatttctccctctgtctctcgctctgtatgtctctctctctctctctttctttctctctctctctctttctctgtgtgtatgaCCACTTGTCTACCTGTCTTCCTGTAGACGTTGGTGGAGGACTTAGAAGGGGACACCCATGGTCACTTTGAGGACCTGCTGGTCGCGCTGGTCACACCCCCTGCCATCTATGACTGCCAGGAAGTCACCAAGGCCATGAAGGTGACGTTTTTCACGTTTTTCTTGCCTCCCTAAACAAATCATTTCTTTATTTAACTTCATTTGTACTCAACACTAACACCAGACGAATGTGTTGCAGGGAGTTGGGACTAAAGACAGTGTCTTGATAGAAATCTTCGCCACGAGATCCAACAAACAAATGAAAGAGATTTCCGATGCTTATTTAAAACGTAAGAATTGATCAGTGTAATCATGGCTAGGCTCAGTTGTGTGTTTCAACCAATCAATTCGGACGGAGATGACATCATCAGATGATGCTAAGACGATTTGATAGTTGCCGTGGAGACAGGTTTACATTGCAACAGATTTTCTTTCATAGAAACTGAGAAGAAGTTGACCTTGGACCTGAAGAAGGAGACTTCTGGAGAATTTGCTAAAGCTATTCTCATTCTGGCCGAGGTATTGTGAGCCCAATCAAAACGTAGGATCTGTAGTTGCTGTTGTTGTCTATAAAAATGGGCCTGCTATAAATATCTCAATATGGTTTGTCTCTAAACTAAGGGCAAGCGGGATGAAAACACACATGTGGATGCAGCCAAGGCCAAAGAGGATGCTAAGGTGCTGTGAGTTGTTGTTTCTCAGGTGTTATGACACAGTTATTAGGGTGCAACATTTATAATGACATGTATAATAACATTTATAATAACATTTATAATAACATTTATAATAACATGTATAATAACATTTAAAACAACATTTATAATAACATTTATAATAACATTTATAATAACATGTATAACATTTAAAACAACATTTATAATAACATCAATAATACCATTTATAATACCATGCATAATAACATTTATAACACCATTTATAAAGGCATGTATAATAACATGTATAATAACATttattataatatttataataacaTGTATAATAACATTTACAATGACATTTATAACACCATTTCCATCTCTGTGAAACACATCTAAAAAAATATTTCTTTATTCCCTCCGTCAGACTCTTTACAACGCAGGGGAGAAGAAGTGGGTGACAGACGAGTCCAAGTTCATCGACATCCTGTGTCAGAGAAGCATACCTCAACTCAGACAAAGTAAAGATATCTGACCTAATGCACaacattgttgttgttgtcttatgtctgacctgtgatgtcatgttgttgtgtagctCTGGTGGAATACAAGACCATCAGTGGGAAGAGTCTGCAGGAGAGCATCGAGGGAGAGATGTCTGGGGATCTAGAGGAGCTACTGGTGGCCattggtattttttttatttgttttaccttcatttaactaggcaagtcagttaagaacacattcttattttcaatgatggtctaggaacagtggggttaactgcctcgttcagggggcagaacaaccttgtcagctcggggattcaaacttgcaacctttcggtcactagtccaacgctctaaccactaggctaccctgccgcccctcaatCACAGCTGTATTCTACTTGGTAAACTACTGCTCAATCACAGCTGTCTTCTACTGGGGGCCATTGGTTATCTACTGCTCAATCACAGCTGTATTCTACTGGGGGCCATTGGTAAACTACTGCTCAATCACAGCTGTATTCTACTGGGGGCCATTGGTAAACTACTGCTCAATCACAGCTGTATTCTACTGGGGGCCATTGGTAAACTACTGCTCAATCACAGCTGTATTCTATTGGGGGCCATTGGTAAACTACTGCTCAATCACAGCTGTATTCTACTGGGGGCCATTGGTAAACTACTGCTCAATCACAGCTGTATTCTACTGGGGGCCATTGGTAAACTACTGCTCAATCACAGCTGTATTCTACTGGGGGCCATTGGTAAACTACTGCTCAATCACAGCTGTATTCTACTGGGGGCCATTGGTAAACTACTGCTCAATCACAGCTGTATTCTACTGGGGGCCATTGGTAAACTACTGCTCAATCACAGCTGTATTCTATTGGGGGCCATTGGTAAACTACTGCTCAATCACAGCTGTATTCTACTGGGGGCCATTGGTAAACTACTGCTCAATCACAGCTGTATTCTATTGGGGGCCATTGGTAAACTACTGCTCAATCACAGCTGTATTCTACTGGGGGCCATTGGTAAACTACTGCTCAATCACAGCTGTATTCTACTGGGGGCCATTGGTAAACTACTGCTCAATCACAGCTGTATTCTACTG from Oncorhynchus clarkii lewisi isolate Uvic-CL-2024 chromosome 30, UVic_Ocla_1.0, whole genome shotgun sequence includes the following:
- the LOC139389681 gene encoding annexin A3-like isoform X2, encoding MGTNEKTLIDVLTQRSSGQRQLICKAYQEEAPGKTLVEDLEGDTHGHFEDLLVALVTPPAIYDCQEVTKAMKGVGTKDSVLIEIFATRSNKQMKEISDAYLKQTEKKLTLDLKKETSGEFAKAILILAEGKRDENTHVDAAKAKEDAKTLYNAGEKKWVTDESKFIDILCQRSIPQLRQTLVEYKTISGKSLQESIEGEMSGDLEELLVAIVKCVKNVPAYLAERLHQGMKGGGTDECTLNRIMVSRSEIDMLDIRAEFKKLYSYSLHSAIESDTSDFYGDCLKKICGGDD
- the LOC139389681 gene encoding annexin A3-like isoform X1, which produces MATLWTGERGSIKPKADFNAKDDAVALRKAMKGLGTNEKTLIDVLTQRSSGQRQLICKAYQEEAPGKTLVEDLEGDTHGHFEDLLVALVTPPAIYDCQEVTKAMKGVGTKDSVLIEIFATRSNKQMKEISDAYLKQTEKKLTLDLKKETSGEFAKAILILAEGKRDENTHVDAAKAKEDAKTLYNAGEKKWVTDESKFIDILCQRSIPQLRQTLVEYKTISGKSLQESIEGEMSGDLEELLVAIVKCVKNVPAYLAERLHQGMKGGGTDECTLNRIMVSRSEIDMLDIRAEFKKLYSYSLHSAIESDTSDFYGDCLKKICGGDD